One segment of Candidatus Melainabacteria bacterium DNA contains the following:
- a CDS encoding kynurenine formamidase, translating into MSGVSMHQIYDLLSKPFRIVDISQPIKSDTACFPGDTPFSREVTVSYEQSNVINLTALKMSPHVGTHVDAPVHVRGSMTGEQETAGTMPLDAFIGPAEVIDIAPFVGAIKPEHVEKHLKTEAVRLLIRTSHQLRYHVFEESYSFLSTELVEWLAKRGTRLVGLDSPSVDHIESKTLCAHHSLLAKDIYWLENLDLTAAACGEYFLVAAPLKFMELEASPVRALLLDWSVN; encoded by the coding sequence ATGAGTGGTGTAAGCATGCATCAAATTTACGACTTGCTCTCCAAACCCTTTCGTATCGTTGATATCTCACAGCCGATTAAAAGTGACACTGCCTGCTTTCCTGGTGATACACCCTTTAGCCGTGAAGTGACAGTTTCCTATGAACAAAGCAATGTGATCAATTTAACGGCTTTGAAAATGAGCCCGCACGTCGGCACTCACGTCGATGCGCCGGTCCACGTGCGTGGTTCCATGACTGGTGAGCAAGAGACTGCCGGCACGATGCCTCTCGACGCCTTCATTGGTCCGGCCGAGGTCATTGATATCGCACCTTTCGTTGGCGCGATCAAACCAGAACACGTCGAGAAACATTTGAAGACTGAAGCTGTACGATTGCTGATTCGCACCAGTCACCAATTGCGGTACCATGTGTTCGAGGAAAGTTATTCGTTTCTTTCTACTGAGCTGGTCGAATGGCTGGCTAAGCGGGGTACAAGACTGGTAGGTCTCGATAGCCCTTCAGTTGATCACATCGAGTCCAAGACACTCTGTGCTCATCACAGCCTGCTTGCTAAAGACATTTACTGGCTGGAAAATTTGGATTTGACCGCTGCGGCATGCGGCGAATATTTTCTTGTGGCAGCGCCGCTGAAGTTTATGGAATTGGAGGCATCGCCTGTTCGCGCTTTACTGCTGGATTGGTCCGTTAACTAG
- a CDS encoding BtpA/SgcQ family protein, producing MFGRKCSVIGVVHLPPLPGSAAYGGSMEAVLGTALSDAMAYKDGGVDALIIENMHDVPYLRGRVEPETTAAMSVVAHAIKYETVLPIGIQILAGANLEALGVAVAAGLDFLRVEGFVFAHVGDEGVHQSCAAELIRRRAVLKAEHIKIFADIKKKHSSHAITADINLVETARHAEFFKADGVIVTGPATAHAPEEEEVSSVRAGVATHVLVGSGVDTTNIKKLAKHADALIVGSSLKYDGLWTNEVDQSRVERLIDALAAAV from the coding sequence ATGTTTGGAAGAAAGTGCTCAGTGATAGGCGTAGTGCATTTGCCACCACTTCCTGGCTCTGCCGCATACGGTGGAAGTATGGAAGCTGTGTTAGGAACCGCTCTTTCCGATGCAATGGCATATAAAGACGGTGGTGTCGATGCATTGATTATCGAAAACATGCATGATGTTCCATATTTGAGAGGGCGCGTAGAACCTGAGACCACGGCAGCTATGTCGGTGGTGGCTCATGCCATTAAATATGAGACTGTATTACCGATAGGAATTCAGATATTGGCTGGTGCCAACCTGGAAGCACTGGGTGTAGCAGTGGCTGCAGGACTGGACTTTCTGCGTGTGGAAGGTTTCGTATTTGCTCATGTCGGCGACGAGGGAGTGCATCAGTCATGTGCTGCTGAATTGATACGCCGCCGTGCGGTTCTAAAGGCAGAGCACATCAAAATCTTCGCTGACATTAAGAAGAAACATTCTTCGCATGCCATTACAGCTGATATCAATCTAGTCGAGACGGCCAGACATGCAGAGTTCTTCAAAGCCGATGGAGTGATAGTGACTGGACCTGCCACTGCCCATGCTCCGGAAGAAGAGGAAGTGAGCAGCGTGCGGGCTGGAGTGGCCACTCATGTTTTAGTCGGTTCGGGAGTTGACACGACTAATATCAAAAAGCTTGCTAAACATGCAGATGCGCTTATTGTCGGCAGCTCGCTCAAATATGACGGACTCTGGACCAATGAAGTAGATCAGTCTCGCGTAGAGCGATTGATTGATGCGCTTGCAGCGGCGGTTTAA
- a CDS encoding efflux RND transporter periplasmic adaptor subunit, whose amino-acid sequence MPCCWCCLSSMHWFRKKHRGRPCHFYRKITQRSRTRITLSWLEKNKLQERFRVYYLKSDIGKAAAMTILSLTLLTSCGGNRQQAPSGNSNAESVKSEGSEAGKEHHVAQLPTVPVVPVKSEMLSHKLNLPGELVAYQNVPVHAKVEGYIKSITVDRGSFVKKGQPMITIFCPELNEKVKEAEAKLSAAQSSYRQAQATLDATKSKLVEAQARADADQLTLSRLQQAAKTPGAVAQNEVDVQAKAYESDRARVESVKQEVTGAQNLVLAESHNVQAARQVLNSVRDMRGYLTICAPFDGVVTERNVHNGSIVAIGTGRDAPPLVRVQEKDHLRLVVAVPEDSVSGTKVGQKVEFSVPAFIGRNFYGTVARPGYALDSSTRTMPVELDVSNSSGELEPGMFATVHWFVSRPYQTLFVPSSAVVSDLKGTFVIRVKDNVSERIDVQKGLTMDEEVEISGNLHAGDMVALKATDELKTGTRLIAKAASKEEIEKAGKHSAAGGE is encoded by the coding sequence ATGCCGTGCTGCTGGTGCTGCCTCTCGTCTATGCACTGGTTCAGAAAAAAGCATCGCGGAAGACCGTGTCACTTTTACCGGAAGATAACCCAGAGGAGTCGGACGAGAATCACACTCAGCTGGCTAGAGAAGAACAAACTGCAGGAGCGTTTTAGAGTGTATTACTTGAAGAGCGATATTGGCAAAGCTGCTGCGATGACGATCTTGTCATTGACGCTTCTGACTTCATGCGGGGGAAATAGACAACAGGCACCATCAGGCAACTCTAACGCCGAGTCCGTTAAATCCGAAGGCAGTGAAGCCGGCAAGGAACATCATGTGGCTCAGTTACCCACAGTTCCTGTGGTGCCTGTTAAGTCGGAGATGCTCTCACATAAGTTGAATCTGCCTGGTGAGCTTGTTGCTTATCAGAACGTACCTGTGCATGCGAAAGTCGAAGGCTACATAAAGTCCATAACAGTTGATCGCGGCTCTTTTGTCAAAAAAGGTCAACCGATGATTACCATTTTTTGTCCAGAGTTGAACGAAAAAGTTAAAGAAGCGGAAGCAAAATTGTCTGCCGCACAGTCGTCGTATCGGCAGGCTCAAGCAACTCTGGACGCCACGAAGTCGAAACTCGTTGAAGCACAGGCAAGAGCAGATGCGGATCAGTTGACCTTAAGCCGCTTGCAGCAAGCAGCCAAGACTCCGGGGGCGGTCGCACAGAACGAAGTTGATGTACAAGCTAAGGCCTATGAGTCTGATCGTGCTCGCGTCGAATCGGTGAAACAAGAGGTAACCGGCGCGCAAAATCTGGTGCTGGCGGAAAGTCACAATGTGCAGGCGGCTCGTCAGGTTCTCAACTCTGTCCGTGACATGAGAGGTTATTTGACCATTTGTGCCCCTTTCGATGGTGTAGTGACTGAAAGAAATGTTCATAACGGCAGCATTGTTGCTATCGGTACAGGACGTGATGCACCGCCTCTGGTGCGTGTTCAGGAAAAGGATCATCTTCGTCTTGTTGTGGCAGTGCCAGAAGATTCAGTTTCCGGTACTAAGGTTGGCCAGAAAGTGGAGTTTAGCGTGCCTGCCTTCATCGGACGAAATTTTTACGGTACTGTAGCCCGACCGGGCTATGCACTGGATAGCTCGACACGAACAATGCCGGTTGAACTGGACGTGTCCAACTCCAGTGGTGAACTTGAGCCTGGCATGTTTGCGACCGTTCACTGGTTTGTCTCACGACCCTACCAGACACTGTTCGTGCCTTCCTCAGCAGTCGTATCTGACCTCAAAGGCACATTTGTTATTCGGGTAAAGGATAATGTTAGTGAACGAATTGACGTTCAAAAAGGTTTGACTATGGATGAGGAAGTCGAAATTTCTGGAAATCTGCACGCTGGAGATATGGTCGCATTGAAGGCTACTGACGAACTCAAGACAGGTACGCGTTTGATTGCCAAAGCAGCAAGTAAGGAAGAGATCGAGAAAGCTGGAAAGCATAGTGCGGCAGGTGGTGAATGA
- a CDS encoding TolC family protein, producing MTKPAEFTASSAFSDVIDCPIGPGERRLSCYSHDSIRKTVFAILSYTSSLVLALFPNACLAENSGLTGLGEPAAPGSLRNPSQVMPSDHANESLNAPTGTVNPLSSNGAADLRLKMGSSGSQPVSLSQPAAPLSDSSTPSPRKDKAEPIFLKPRIEQTVIDKPFTLRGAVEYAQNNYPNILKGKSQIRAAERNVTVQKLTEYMPDSLLQYQELYASHNKLTQVFFGSPVFPAISGPAKDTSTLSPYLFSAAGVSLDWAPLDFGLHKARIQLAKRLAAQTKANYNATELDVGLTTANAFLDSVIAIQQVKAAEQNVRSFEQFSKIVEAQVNASLKPGADESLALAQLANARNDLVRAEMSRDLAFANLANSMGLGGRLVDIDSTGIADRAEPAQIQRTTPVFEEVPILQAANATVLSAIAQKKVLDKEYYPVFHLLGGFNFRSSALSPTIPGKMQSTNLAGALPVIPNYQLALIINWNFLDIFRLHQEKKVQQERIYQQQQESNLVLQNLRTQDLQSRARVKAALALAENMPVQVHASEVATQQAEARYRTGLGSVAQVAQANEVLAQSRVQDAIAKVGVWRALLSVASSHGDLRPLLSESDRIQKGL from the coding sequence GTGACTAAACCGGCAGAATTTACGGCTTCCAGCGCATTCTCAGATGTGATTGACTGTCCTATTGGGCCAGGAGAGCGGCGTCTCTCCTGTTATTCACATGACAGTATCCGTAAGACAGTTTTTGCCATTCTTTCTTACACTTCATCACTTGTGCTGGCTTTATTTCCGAATGCGTGCCTGGCAGAAAATTCCGGTCTAACTGGACTTGGTGAACCTGCTGCACCTGGCAGCCTGCGGAACCCTTCTCAAGTTATGCCGAGTGATCATGCCAATGAATCTCTGAATGCTCCTACTGGAACGGTCAACCCGCTTAGTTCGAATGGAGCTGCCGATCTTCGTTTGAAGATGGGTTCCAGTGGCAGTCAGCCTGTCAGCTTGTCACAGCCGGCTGCGCCCCTGTCCGATTCATCGACTCCGTCTCCTCGTAAAGACAAGGCTGAGCCAATCTTTTTAAAACCTCGCATTGAACAGACTGTCATTGATAAACCGTTCACTCTGCGTGGTGCCGTTGAATATGCTCAAAATAATTATCCGAACATTCTCAAGGGCAAATCTCAGATCCGTGCTGCAGAGCGTAATGTCACCGTGCAAAAACTGACGGAATACATGCCAGATTCGCTGTTGCAGTATCAGGAACTGTACGCCAGTCACAACAAGCTGACGCAAGTCTTCTTCGGTAGCCCGGTGTTCCCTGCAATTTCTGGACCGGCAAAGGATACCAGCACACTATCTCCTTATCTGTTCAGTGCTGCCGGTGTAAGCCTTGACTGGGCACCGCTTGATTTCGGTTTGCATAAAGCCCGTATTCAACTAGCGAAACGATTGGCCGCGCAAACAAAGGCAAACTACAACGCGACTGAATTGGATGTGGGTCTGACCACGGCGAATGCATTTTTAGATAGTGTCATTGCTATTCAGCAGGTTAAGGCTGCTGAACAAAACGTTCGCTCCTTTGAGCAATTTAGCAAAATAGTCGAGGCGCAGGTGAATGCTTCTCTTAAACCCGGTGCTGATGAATCGCTGGCCCTGGCTCAATTAGCCAACGCTCGCAACGATCTGGTTCGGGCCGAGATGTCGCGTGATCTTGCTTTTGCAAACCTGGCTAACTCGATGGGTCTGGGCGGCAGGCTTGTCGATATTGATTCCACTGGAATTGCTGATAGAGCCGAGCCCGCGCAAATTCAGCGAACCACCCCGGTCTTCGAAGAAGTGCCGATACTGCAGGCTGCCAACGCTACTGTTCTTTCTGCTATTGCACAGAAAAAGGTCCTTGATAAAGAGTACTACCCGGTATTTCATCTTTTAGGAGGTTTCAACTTCCGCAGTTCGGCTCTCAGTCCGACCATTCCAGGCAAGATGCAGTCAACTAATCTTGCTGGCGCACTGCCTGTGATTCCTAACTATCAACTGGCATTGATCATCAACTGGAACTTCCTCGACATCTTCAGGCTGCACCAGGAGAAAAAGGTACAGCAGGAGCGTATCTACCAGCAGCAACAAGAATCAAATCTGGTTCTGCAAAATCTGCGCACGCAAGATCTACAATCCCGCGCTCGCGTCAAAGCAGCGTTAGCATTGGCTGAGAATATGCCTGTGCAGGTGCACGCTTCGGAAGTAGCCACACAGCAGGCTGAAGCGCGTTACCGCACCGGGCTAGGTTCCGTTGCCCAGGTTGCGCAAGCTAATGAGGTGCTTGCCCAGTCTAGAGTTCAAGATGCAATTGCCAAAGTCGGTGTCTGGAGAGCACTTCTCTCCGTGGCATCTTCGCATGGCGACCTGAGACCACTTCTATCTGAGTCTGATCGTATTCAAAAGGGTCTTTAA
- a CDS encoding efflux RND transporter permease subunit: protein MWLIRLAMGRPITMMVVVAATVLFAVLAITRMKVDIFPTIDLPRVTVIQPYGGMDPSQMEGYMVTFYEQHFFYISGVDHVSSRSIQSAAIMDVYFQPGADMADAMAQVVAQVERSRAYMPPGTVTPFILRYDVGSVPVGYLVFSSETENLGQIQDLVYSRIRPVVSTTPGVSTPPPFGGNQRSIVVTINSRKLAEYHLNIDDVVRAINDGNAIMPSGIVRTGDMQRMASINSIVTDIQSLGDIPLQNKSGTQNVFLRDIASVKDTTDILTGYALVNGRRTVYMAISKQASASTLAVVNGVKEKVPYMQDLLPKDIKVSFEFDQSVYVTEALIGLLIEGGIGALLTGGVVLLFLRDFRSSLIVVLNIPFALLAAVVGLWASGQTINLMTLSGLSLAVGILVDEATVTIENIHSHLSLGRPLLPGIYFASLEVVVPRLLAMLSVVSVFTPSFFMVGPTKSLFVPLSLAVGLAMFASYLLSGTFVPIMCGWLLKSHKVHVDESREEHIQDLIEERLDGHVPHHKHFEHTEAEPVSKYPKHHPPKPDLMERIRGRYQRVLIRLFGIRPVILIVFVLACLSSVLIYPTLGREIFPAGNPKGFQLRLKAPVGTRFEKTEEIATSVLKTIQDDVGADNVEVSISYVGSQPPSYAISNAYMWTSGPQEAVMLVSFKDEAKVQIKPLEEQLRKQFKADFPDCDFTFEAGDIVNKVMNFGASTPIQVDVDGPRYGEVTDFARKVLDKLKDVKSLRDVGIVQPLDYPTLQVDVDRVRAGQLGVSVRDVGHALVSSTYSSRFVTPMYWRDPKSGLSYQVQVQVPQGDLNSLEAVGAIPIKTGSYAGPFMRDVAKVTFGTMPGEYDHYNMRRTVSISANLASEDLGGAAEDVRKAIDSLGKPPRGVKVHVRGQVPTMDETFVALSLGILFAIVAIFLLLVSFFQSMALAFIIVSVVPAILFGALLALFLTHTTLNVQSFMGAIMATGVGVANSILVIVFAEERRALGISAKTAAITGAGARLRPVMMTSIAMIAGMVPMALGMSEGGDRTAPLGRAVIGGLLVSTNAVLLVLPLVYALVQKKASRKTVSLLPEDNPEESDENHTQLAREEQTAGAF, encoded by the coding sequence ATGTGGCTGATTCGACTGGCAATGGGACGACCTATCACCATGATGGTTGTGGTGGCAGCCACTGTTTTATTTGCTGTGCTTGCCATCACTCGCATGAAGGTGGATATCTTCCCCACTATCGATTTGCCTCGAGTCACAGTTATTCAGCCTTATGGCGGTATGGACCCTTCTCAGATGGAAGGTTACATGGTCACCTTCTATGAGCAGCACTTCTTCTATATCAGCGGTGTTGATCATGTTTCGTCTCGCTCAATTCAGAGCGCGGCGATCATGGACGTATACTTTCAGCCGGGCGCTGATATGGCTGACGCAATGGCGCAGGTTGTTGCGCAGGTGGAAAGATCCAGAGCCTATATGCCACCAGGCACGGTGACGCCTTTCATCTTGCGTTATGACGTTGGTAGCGTACCGGTTGGTTATTTGGTATTCTCCAGCGAGACAGAGAATCTTGGTCAGATTCAAGACCTGGTCTATTCTCGTATCCGCCCGGTCGTCTCTACTACTCCGGGTGTATCCACGCCCCCACCTTTTGGCGGAAATCAGCGTTCGATTGTCGTCACCATCAATTCCAGGAAATTAGCCGAATACCATCTCAATATCGATGATGTGGTGCGGGCAATTAATGACGGCAATGCGATTATGCCATCAGGTATTGTGCGCACCGGCGATATGCAACGGATGGCTTCCATCAATTCCATTGTGACGGATATCCAGAGCCTGGGAGACATTCCGCTTCAGAATAAGTCAGGTACGCAAAATGTCTTCTTGCGCGATATTGCATCTGTCAAGGACACCACCGATATTCTCACCGGTTACGCCCTGGTAAACGGTCGCCGAACTGTTTATATGGCAATTTCAAAGCAGGCTAGTGCATCAACTCTCGCTGTTGTAAACGGCGTTAAAGAGAAGGTCCCCTACATGCAAGATCTGCTGCCTAAGGACATCAAAGTTTCCTTTGAGTTCGATCAATCCGTATACGTGACGGAGGCTTTGATTGGTCTTCTAATTGAAGGTGGCATCGGTGCGCTTTTGACTGGAGGCGTAGTACTGCTGTTTCTGCGCGATTTCAGAAGCTCGCTTATCGTGGTGCTCAACATTCCATTCGCCTTGCTGGCCGCAGTGGTGGGACTCTGGGCTTCCGGACAAACTATAAATTTGATGACGCTCAGTGGTCTGTCGCTTGCCGTAGGTATTCTGGTAGATGAAGCAACTGTGACAATTGAGAATATTCATAGCCATTTGAGTCTCGGGCGTCCACTGCTACCAGGTATCTACTTTGCCTCTCTGGAAGTTGTGGTGCCTCGATTACTGGCGATGCTATCTGTTGTCTCTGTTTTTACACCATCATTTTTCATGGTCGGCCCGACTAAATCTCTATTTGTGCCGCTCAGCCTGGCGGTTGGATTGGCCATGTTTGCTTCATACCTACTATCCGGAACGTTTGTACCGATCATGTGCGGCTGGCTGCTCAAGAGCCATAAAGTACATGTCGATGAATCTCGTGAAGAACACATTCAAGATTTGATAGAAGAGCGACTTGATGGACATGTCCCGCACCACAAGCATTTTGAACACACGGAAGCTGAGCCTGTCAGCAAGTACCCGAAGCATCATCCTCCCAAGCCTGATCTGATGGAGCGCATCCGCGGACGTTATCAACGAGTGTTGATTCGTTTATTTGGCATTCGTCCGGTTATTCTGATCGTTTTCGTCCTGGCTTGTTTGAGTTCAGTTCTAATTTACCCGACACTGGGCCGCGAAATTTTTCCAGCTGGAAACCCGAAAGGTTTTCAATTGCGCCTGAAAGCACCTGTGGGAACGAGATTCGAGAAGACTGAAGAAATTGCCACCAGCGTATTGAAAACGATTCAAGATGATGTCGGAGCAGACAATGTGGAAGTTTCAATCAGCTACGTTGGCTCGCAACCGCCTTCTTATGCCATCAGCAATGCCTATATGTGGACGAGCGGACCACAGGAAGCAGTTATGCTCGTATCTTTCAAGGATGAGGCGAAAGTACAGATCAAACCACTGGAAGAGCAGCTTCGTAAGCAATTTAAGGCTGATTTCCCGGATTGCGATTTTACCTTCGAAGCTGGTGACATCGTCAATAAAGTTATGAACTTTGGCGCTTCCACTCCGATTCAGGTCGATGTTGATGGACCCAGGTACGGTGAGGTCACCGATTTTGCTCGTAAGGTTCTCGATAAGCTGAAGGACGTCAAAAGTCTGCGTGATGTAGGCATCGTTCAGCCTCTCGATTATCCAACTCTGCAGGTCGATGTCGATCGTGTCAGGGCTGGACAACTGGGAGTCAGTGTCCGTGATGTCGGGCATGCACTGGTTTCGTCGACTTACTCCAGTCGGTTTGTCACGCCGATGTACTGGCGTGATCCGAAAAGTGGTTTGTCTTATCAGGTTCAAGTGCAGGTCCCGCAGGGAGATTTGAACTCTCTTGAAGCCGTTGGTGCCATCCCGATTAAGACAGGCAGCTATGCCGGCCCGTTCATGCGTGATGTAGCAAAGGTTACTTTTGGCACCATGCCTGGTGAATATGACCATTACAACATGCGTCGAACTGTTTCCATTTCAGCCAATCTTGCCAGTGAAGATCTTGGCGGTGCAGCTGAGGATGTGCGCAAGGCGATTGACAGTCTGGGGAAACCACCAAGAGGAGTGAAGGTTCATGTGCGCGGTCAAGTGCCCACGATGGATGAAACATTCGTTGCTTTGAGTCTTGGTATCCTCTTTGCGATCGTGGCAATTTTCTTGCTCCTGGTCTCGTTCTTTCAATCAATGGCTCTTGCATTCATTATTGTGTCTGTGGTTCCAGCCATCCTCTTTGGTGCATTGTTGGCTCTGTTCCTCACCCACACTACGCTCAATGTGCAATCGTTTATGGGGGCGATCATGGCCACGGGTGTCGGCGTGGCTAATAGCATTCTCGTAATAGTGTTCGCGGAAGAGCGCAGAGCGCTCGGCATCTCGGCGAAAACGGCCGCAATCACCGGTGCTGGTGCACGATTGCGACCCGTGATGATGACCAGTATTGCTATGATTGCCGGTATGGTGCCGATGGCGCTCGGAATGAGCGAAGGTGGAGACAGAACCGCGCCGCTCGGGCGAGCTGTAATTGGTGGATTGTTGGTGTCGACAAATGCCGTGCTGCTGGTGCTGCCTCTCGTCTATGCACTGGTTCAGAAAAAAGCATCGCGGAAGACCGTGTCACTTTTACCGGAAGATAACCCAGAGGAGTCGGACGAGAATCACACTCAGCTGGCTAGAGAAGAACAAACTGCAGGAGCGTTTTAG